The stretch of DNA GCTTTGGCACTTCCGCTGGTAGAATTCGCACCGCCAATGGACAATTCCACGCAAATCCCGACGGGATGGCTGTGCACAGAATTTTTCAACGTGGCAGGCGGAAATCGACGCTGCGGTCGTTTCACACGGGGTGGGTCAGTGGGTGGGAGCATCCATGCCTATGTAGTCCAGTGAGCGTCTAATCAGAATGGTACACTTTCGACACGTTGCAATCCAGCAAGCCAACTAAACAAAATCCATTTCGACACTGGATTTTAGGCAGTTTAACAGCACCCCTGTCGCCTCGCGCTGTCGCTCGCTGCGCGTCGAAGTCGCTAAGACAACCCGCTCGACGCTGGTGACCCGAACCGTCTGTGCTTGCCGCTGCGCCACGGCGACATAGACCACGCCATCGAGTTCCGCCGGTGCATCGGGCCCCAAGTGCCCGGTAATGGCGGCCGAAACGTCGGCCTCCACGGTGTTTTCCAACACACCGGCCGCCATTTGCCGCGCTACCGGTTCGCTGACCGCTGTAAACCGGGCCAAGTCCTCAGCTGATACTCTCA from Symmachiella dynata encodes:
- a CDS encoding CinA family protein, with the translated sequence MQSLDEITQALARTLADRQLRVVFAESCTAGLAAATLASVPGISAYLCGSAVTYREQTKQDWLRVSAEDLARFTAVSEPVARQMAAGVLENTVEADVSAAITGHLGPDAPAELDGVVYVAVAQRQAQTVRVTSVERVVLATSTRSERQREATGVLLNCLKSSVEMDFV